The nucleotide sequence TCCGACGCTCGACTGCCGCGTCGCCCAGGAGATCCTGCTCGGCGTCGGCGGCGTGCGCGCGCTGCGCAAGCTCGGCGTCGCCGTCGACACCTACCACTTCAACGAGGGTCACGCGGCCTTCGCCGGCATCGAGCTCATCGCCGAGCGCATGAGCACGGGCGAGCCCTTCACGCAGGCCTGGCGTGCAGTGCGCGACCACATCGTCTTCACGACGCACACGCCGGTCGCCGCCGGCAACGAAGAGCACGCGCTCGCCGAGCTGCGGCGCATGGGCGCCTGCTGCGAGCTCGTCGACGGCGAGATGCTGGCGATCGGCGGCGATCCGTTCAACATGACCGTGGGCGGGCTGCGCCTCGCGCGGCGCGCCAACGCCGTCTCGCAGCTCCACGCCGAGGTCTCCCGCGCGATGTGGCGCGACGTCGACGACGCCGCGCCGATCCTGCCGATCACCAACGGCGTGCACGGCGGCACGTGGCAGGACGCGCGCATCCGGGAAGCGGTCGGATCGGCCGCGGGGCTGTGGACGACGCACCAGGTGCTGAAGCGCGAGCTGCTCGACGAGGTGGCGCTCCGAACCGGCGTCCGCCTCGACAGCGACGTCCTCACCATCGGCTTCGCCCGCCGCGCGGCGGCGTACAAGCGCAGCGACCTCATTTTCCGCGATCCCGAGCGCATCGAGCCGCTGCTGCACGATCGCCGCGTGCAGATCGTCTTCGCGGGCAAGTCGCACCCCGACGACCAGGACGGCCGCCGCATCGTCGGCCGCCTCGTCGAGATGGCGCGCGCGCATGCGCAGTCGATCGTGTTCGTGCCCGACTACGACATGAAGCTCGGGCGTCTCCTCACGCGCGGGTCGGACGTGTGGCTGAACAATCCCATCCGTCCGCTCGAAGCCTGCGGCACCTCCGGCATGAAGGCCGGCATGAACGGCGTCCTCAACCTCTCGGTCCTCGACGGCTGGTGGCCCGAAGCGTGCCAGCACGGCGAGAACGGCTGGGCGATCGGCGACGGCACGCCGGGTATCGCCGACCAGGACGACGCCGACGCGAACGCGCTCTACACGACGCTCGAGCACGAGGTGTTGCCCACCTACGCCGCGCGCGAGCGCTGGGTGCACATGATGCAGACGAGCATCGCCGTCTGCCAGGAGCGCTTCTCCTCCGACCGCATGGTCCGCGACTACTTCGAAAAGCTCTACTCCCGCTCGCCGATCGCACCTTGACGGCCGCTGCGCGCCGCCAGCACGTGCAGACGACCGCATCGAGCGAGGGGCCTTTCTTGACAGCGTCGCACGCGGCGGCCTAGGGGACACGCGTGCGCAGGCAGATCGCGGGCGCCGCCGCAGCGACGCTGATCGTCCTCGCACTGGTGGAGGGCCTCCTACGGCTCGCCTACGTCGTGCGCAACAAT is from Candidatus Eisenbacteria bacterium and encodes:
- the glgP gene encoding alpha-glucan family phosphorylase — its product is MTGTVAYFCMEFGLHEEFPIYAGGLGILAGDFIKSAHDLGLPVIGVGLRWARGYSRQRIGDDGLPVSEFPSYPASFLEDTGIRVRVRVAAREVEARVWRTQHWKNAPLLLLEPASPRDAWITHRLYDPTLDCRVAQEILLGVGGVRALRKLGVAVDTYHFNEGHAAFAGIELIAERMSTGEPFTQAWRAVRDHIVFTTHTPVAAGNEEHALAELRRMGACCELVDGEMLAIGGDPFNMTVGGLRLARRANAVSQLHAEVSRAMWRDVDDAAPILPITNGVHGGTWQDARIREAVGSAAGLWTTHQVLKRELLDEVALRTGVRLDSDVLTIGFARRAAAYKRSDLIFRDPERIEPLLHDRRVQIVFAGKSHPDDQDGRRIVGRLVEMARAHAQSIVFVPDYDMKLGRLLTRGSDVWLNNPIRPLEACGTSGMKAGMNGVLNLSVLDGWWPEACQHGENGWAIGDGTPGIADQDDADANALYTTLEHEVLPTYAARERWVHMMQTSIAVCQERFSSDRMVRDYFEKLYSRSPIAP